The proteins below come from a single Drosophila suzukii chromosome X, CBGP_Dsuzu_IsoJpt1.0, whole genome shotgun sequence genomic window:
- the Syt12 gene encoding uncharacterized protein Syt12: protein MMSFTISLALLLLAVLILGILFACHCLGPRAANWMRMRSSKEEKIGLSNHKQKLFHANGYMASIQSGSEFLLSTSGSFKRFDTIDKEDYHRSQQSAQAQTQTHLLLMNGGVLEATTPMWHLPHSNIRIPPPPNRPAPHPNKTVTFALSQVNEVTVTTTSEMPNPVDQERRSCLRLNAATVGGAGGGGGVLPQPLEAPPPARLTTALPVNLSGTAIPRPIAKRQVSVQQGINGGGQPEKTVVTPTPEVERKAPALKRRNSSTNPFLCESTEQLPSNPTSDPLEVTVASLQNATISGIPNATPKPPIDTAPAPTVPAPVEPPTTHHNGNPFVETQSLSSRLLKLHNTTNPFTGLSQRVKGPHLLQKTISEDYLFRKLGINGFSPMANGNGTGSGSGSGHVNGNGNGTWSFGRSLLRQDSTLSLGMGLGRRNSSQISLDSGSGSVANSMEGINLERAISCDSVTSDSTFFLEQLDQPYTQITGYLCIGLNYDKNSINNEGMELTVSVLEAKGLICPFSVESLDTFVRIYLVPDHPGAMQTKVVKAALTPSYNESFNFWLQKRQARHSLWFHLYHNGPAHTLIGEAEMEIGELPRPITTWIPLSDSRKCNARWGELMFSLSYLPTAERLTIVVVKARNLKLDGDQPAPESSETVHSVFVKVYLMDNDRKVLKKRTSLKRKDRSPIFNESMIFSVPPPSLTTAQLRVTVFGVTTNGVTPLGHIVAGSCAVGKGLRHWHQMLSSLRKPVAMWHVLRRAVNQPIFTGGAEAVVAAMQNTLQRSTAKRNSIV from the exons ATGATGAGCTTCACCATTTCCTTGGCCCTACTGCTCCTGGCAGTTCTGATCCTGGGCATCCTGTTCGCCTGCCATTGTCTTGGTCCGAGGGCCGCCAACTGGATGCGGATGCGATCCAGCAAGGAGGAGAAGATCGGGTTGTCCAACCACAAGCAAAAGCTCTTCCATGCCAACGGTTATATGGCCAGT ATCCAATCCGGCTCGGAGTTCCTGCTGAGCACCAGTGGAAGCTTCAAGCGTTTCGACACCATCGACAAGGAGGACTACCATCGCTCCCAGCAGTCGGCACAAGCACAGACGCAGACGCACTTGCTCTTGATGAACGGTGGCGTTCTGGAGGCCACCACACCTATGTGGCACCTGCCCCATTCGAATATCCGAATTCCTCCGCCGCCCAATCGACCGGCTCCGCATCCGAATAAAACGGTGACCTTTGCCCTTAGCCAGGTCAACGAGGTCACGGTGACCACGACGAGCGAAATGCCGAATCCCGTTGACCAAGAGCGTCGCTCTTGCCTTCGTCTAAATGCTGCAACTGTGGGTggagctggtggtggtggtggtgtctTGCCCCAGCCTTTGGAGGCACCTCCTCCAGCTCGGCTCACCACCGCCTTGCCAGTGAACCTTTCGGGCACGGCCATACCCAGACCCATTGCCAAGCGACAGGTGTCCGTGCAACAGGGCATCAATGGAGGTGGTCAGCCGGAGAAGACCGTGGTGACCCCGACGCCGGAGGTTGAGAGGAAAGCCCCCGCGTTGAAGCGTCGAAACTCCAGCACCAATCCCTTCCTGTGCGAGTCCACGGAGCAGTTGCCCAGTAATCCCACTTCCGATCCTCTAGAAGTCACCGTAGCTTCTCTGCAGAATGCCACCATTTCCGGAATTCCAAATGCTACTCCAAAACCTCCAATTGACACGGCACCTGCTCCAACTGTTCCTGCTCCAGTAGAACCTCCAACCACCCATCACAATGGCAATCCCTTTGTGGAAACCCAAAGCCTCTCCAGTAGACTCCTTAAGCTCCACAACACCACGAATCCCTTTACTGGTCTCTCGCAACGAGTCAAAGGTCCGCATCTATTGCAAAAAACCATCTCCGAGGATTATCTGTTCCGGAAGTTGGGCATCAATGGTTTCAGTCCCATGGCCAATGGCAATGGAACCGGATCCGGATCGGGATCTGGTCATGTTAACGGAAATGGCAATGGAACTTGGTCCTTTGGACGTTCTCTGCTGCGACAGGACTCCACTTTGAGTCTGGGCATGGGCTTGGGCCGAAGGAACAGCTCACAGATATCCCTGGATTCCGGCTCGGGATCGGTGGCCAATTCGATGGAGGGCATCAATCTGGAGAGGGCAATCTCGTGCGATTCCGTGACTTCAGACTCAACGTTCTTCCTGGAGCAATTAGATCAGCCGTACACTCAAATAACCGGCTACTTGTGCATTGGCCTTAATTACGACAA GAACAGCATTAACAACGAGGGCATGGAACTGACTGTTAGTGTCCTGGAGGCCAAGGGACTCATATGTCCCTTCAGCGTGGAGTCTCTGGACACGTTTGTGCGCATCTACTTAGTGCCCGATCATCCCGGTGCCATGCAAACCAAG GTGGTCAAGGCCGCTCTAACACCCAGCTACAACGAAAGCTTCAACTTCTGGCTGCAGAAGCGACAGGCTCGCCACTCCCTGTGGTTCCATCTGTACCACAACGGCCCCGCCCACACGCTCATCGGGGAGGCGGAGATGGAGATCGGGGAGCTGCCACGCCCCATCACCACCTGGATACCGCTCTCCGACTCCCGCAAGTGCAACGCCCGGTGGGGCGAGCTGATGTTCTCCCTGAGCTACCTGCCCACGGCGGAGCGGCTGACCATCGTGGTGGTCAAGGCCAGGAACCTCAAGCTGGATGGGGATCAACCGGCGCCCGAGTCCTCGGAAACCGTGCACAGCGTCTTTGTCAAG GTCTACTTGATGGACAACGACCGCAAGGTGCTGAAGAAGCGCACCTCGCTGAAGCGCAAGGATCGCAGTCCGATCTTCAACGAGTCGATGATCTTCAGCGTGCCGCCACCCAGTCTGACCACCGCCCAGCTGCGGGTGACCGTGTTCGGGGTGACCACGAACGGGGTGACCCCGTTGGGACACATCGTGGCCGGCAGCTGTGCGGTGGGCAAGGGCCTGCGCCATTGGCACCAGATGCTCTCCTCGCTGAGGAAACCGGTGGCCATGTGGCATGTCCTGCGGCGGGCGGTCAATCAGCCGATTTTCACGGGCGGCGCCGAGGCGGTGGTGGCCGCCATGCAAAACACCCTGCAGCGCTCCACCGCCAAGCGGAACAGCATCGTCTAG
- the LOC108005164 gene encoding nuclear speckle splicing regulatory protein 1 has translation MLAIFFQGCSEHQCCSKNSVFACPLETVALTIYKQTKMSKQYGLIIPGQQKKAPAKPAVKPAIFDESSASGSDDDRNAPQLKPKTSAVSSGPSLMERRVARRQQEKALAEDPTIFQYDELYDDMDSKREEAKQSKSQEPRKPKYIGRLMEHAERRKLEKELRIERQVQKDREAEGEMYKDKDTYVTAAYRKKLESIRQMQEQEQRDEYLEAIGDVTKQKDLGGFYRHLYEQKMGGPAQQDEVQPKTAPSTDEVSYKPIKAEAAKHRSYRQRRSSEEEEPTKAKSDQDPEPTPTTNQAESKPAQAHLANNIDADSDFSIDDSSDEEEEKEKEKEKAKDKDKKQQSQGKKKEKPQENSEPTKAKEPEASVEQSPSKKESSDAELDEKDLPVPTVTKPPVDRTLIWRKRTVGEVFEAALARYQERKRARRG, from the exons ATGTTAGCAATTTTCTTTCAGGGCTGCTCCGAACATCAGTGTTGCAGCAAAAATTCTGTATTTGCCTGTCCACTAGAAACGGTCGCACtaacaatttataaacaaacaaaaatgtCTAAGCA ATATGGCCTCATTATCCCCGGGCAGCAGAAGAAGGCACCCGCCAAACCGGCCGTAAAGCCCGCCATTTTCGACGAGAGCAGCGCCTCCGGGAGCGACGATGACCGAAATGCACCACAACTGAAGCCAAAAACCAGTGCAGTGTCCAGTGGACCCAGTTTAATGGAGCGCCGCGTGGCCCGCCGGCAGCAGGAGAAAGCCCTGGCCGAGGATCCCACCATCTTCCAGTACGACGAGCTGTACGACGACATGGACAGCAAGCGCGAGGAGGCCAAGCAGTCGAAGAGCCAGGAGCCCAGGAAACCCAAGTACATCGGCAGGCTGATGGAGCACGCCGAGCGCCGGAAGCTGGAGAAGGAGCTGCGCATCGAGCGGCAGGTGCAGAAGGATCGCGAGGCCGAGGGCGAAATGTACAAGGACAAGGACACATATGTGACAGCCGCCTATCGCAAGAAACTCGAGTCCATACGCCAGatgcaggagcaggagcagcgcGATGAGTACCTGGAGGCCATTGGCGATGTGACCAAGCAGAAGGATCTGGGCGGCTTCTATCGCCATCTCTACGAACAGAAGATGGGCGGCCCCGCCCAGCAAGATGAGGTTCAACCCAAGACGGCGCCCTCAACCGACGAGGTCTCGTACAAACCCATCAAGgcggaggccgccaagcaccGAAGCTATCGGCAACGTCGTTCatccgaggaggaggagccgACCAAGGCTAAGTCTGACCAGGATCCAGAGCCCACTCCTACAACGAATCAGGCGGAAAGCAAGCCAGCCCAGGCTCACTTGGCCAACAATATTGATGCCGATTCCGACTTCAGCATAGACGATTCCAGCgatgaggaggaggagaaggaaAAGGAGAAAGAGAAGGCTAAGGATAAGGATAAGAAGCAGCAGTCCCAGGGCAAAAAGAAGGAAAAGCCCCAGGAAAATTCAGAGCCCACAAAAGCCAAGGAACCTGAGGCATCTGTAGAGCAATCCCCCTCTAAGAAAGAAAGTTCCGATGCCGAGCTGGATGAGAAGGATCTACCCGTGCCGACAGTCACCAAACCTCCCGTGGACCGCACACTCATCTGGCGCAAAAGGACCGTGGGCGAGGTCTTCGAGGCTGCCTTGGCTCGCTATCAGGAACGCAAACGGGCTCGCCGGGGCTAA
- the RpS15Aa gene encoding small ribosomal subunit protein uS8A: MVRMNVLADALKCINNAEKRGKRQVLLRPCSKVIIKFLTVMMKHGYIGEFEIVDDHRSGKIVVNLTGRLNKCGVISPRFDVPINDIEKWTNNLLPSRQFGYVVLTTSGGIMDHEEARRKHLGGKILGFFF, from the coding sequence ATGGTGCGTATGAACGTATTGGCCGATGCCCTGAAGTGCATCAACAACGCGGAGAAGCGTGGCAAGCGCCAGGTGCTGCTGCGTCCCTGCTCCAAGGTGATCATCAAGTTCCTCACCGTGATGATGAAGCACGGCTACATCGGCGAGTTCGAGATCGTCGACGATCATCGCTCCGGCAAGATCGTGGTCAACCTGACCGGTCGCCTCAACAAGTGCGGCGTCATCTCGCCCCGTTTCGATGTGCCCATCAACGACATCGAGAAGTGGACCAACAATCTGCTGCCCTCCCGTCAGTTTGGCTACGTTGTGCTCACCACCTCGGGCGGCATTATGGACCACGAGGAGGCCAGAAGAAAACATCTGGGAGGCAAGATCCTCGGCTTCTTCTTCTAG
- the Prx2 gene encoding peroxiredoxin 2 translates to MPQLQKTAPEFSGTAVVNGVFKDIKLSDYKGKYLVLFFYPLDFTFVCPTEIIAFSESAAEFRKINCEVIGCSTDSQFTHLAWINTPRKQGGLGSMDIPLLADKSMKVARAYGVLDEETGIPFRGLFIIDDKQNLRQITVNDLPVGRSVEETLRLVQAFQYTDKYGEVCPANWKPGQKTMVADPTKSKEYFETTS, encoded by the coding sequence ATGCCCCAGCTACAGAAGACCGCTCCCGAATTCTCCGGCACTGCCGTCGTCAACGGCGTGTTCAAGGACATCAAGTTGAGCGACTACAAGGGAAAGTACCTGGTGCTGTTCTTCTACCCGCTGGACTTCACCTTCGTGTGCCCCACCGAGATCATTGCCTTCTCGGAGAGCGCCGCCGAGTTCCGCAAGATCAACTGCGAGGTGATCGGATGCTCCACCGACAGCCAGTTCACCCATCTGGCCTGGATCAACACGCCCAGGAAGCAGGGCGGTCTGGGCAGCATGGACATTCCCCTGCTGGCCGACAAGTCGATGAAGGTGGCCCGCGCCTATGGCGTTCTCGATGAGGAGACCGGCATCCCCTTCCGCGGCCTGTTCATCATCGATGACAAGCAGAACTTGCGCCAGATCACCGTCAACGATCTGCCAGTGGGTCGCAGCGTGGAGGAGACCCTTCGTCTCGTCCAGGCCTTCCAGTACACCGACAAGTACGGCGAGGTCTGCCCAGCCAACTGGAAGCCGGGCCAGAAGACCATGGTGGCCGATCCCACCAAGTCCAAGGAGTACTTCGAGACCACCTCCTAA